From a single Candidatus Poribacteria bacterium genomic region:
- a CDS encoding anhydro-N-acetylmuramic acid kinase, whose amino-acid sequence MKEFFELLKKDKKLVIGLMSGTSVDGIDAAIVEITGHGLGTEVDLIAFETFPFPSGVPQRILSLSQPDTGRVDDICEMNFYIGHLFAEAVKHILQKSGMRASDIDLIGSHGQTIHHLPKDTSADCNDSRYPSTLQIGEPAVIAHETGIPTIADFRVADMAAGGQGAPLVSYIDYLLFHNSVKTVGLLNIGGIANLTVLPANGTYDSVCAADTGPGNMCIDAVVTEITEGVEHYDKDGKRAAHGTPYQPLIDEWLKHPFFQLSPPKTTGREMFGHTYAMECLADCREHALSDNDCIATLTELTVQTIVGYIERFITGQNPIDTLYVSGGGVHNQTIMRRLSEQLPNTIVESVDNSGISADAKEAIAFAILANETLHGNAGNLPSATGASVRKILGKFVCP is encoded by the coding sequence ATCGGTTTAATGTCCGGTACCTCTGTTGATGGCATTGATGCTGCCATCGTTGAAATTACCGGACACGGCTTGGGAACTGAAGTAGACCTCATCGCTTTTGAGACCTTTCCCTTTCCATCCGGCGTGCCACAACGGATCCTTTCCCTCAGCCAACCCGATACCGGTCGCGTTGATGACATCTGCGAGATGAATTTCTATATCGGACATCTCTTCGCAGAAGCGGTGAAACACATCCTGCAAAAAAGTGGAATGCGCGCCAGCGATATTGATCTCATCGGCTCACACGGTCAAACAATTCATCATCTGCCAAAAGACACAAGCGCGGATTGCAACGATTCTCGTTATCCCTCAACGCTACAGATCGGCGAACCTGCGGTCATCGCGCACGAAACTGGAATTCCAACGATAGCGGATTTTCGGGTCGCTGATATGGCAGCGGGCGGGCAAGGCGCGCCGTTGGTATCATACATCGACTATCTACTGTTCCATAACAGTGTTAAAACAGTTGGATTGTTGAACATCGGCGGGATCGCGAACCTCACGGTGCTGCCTGCAAACGGAACGTATGATTCCGTCTGTGCTGCGGATACGGGTCCCGGCAACATGTGTATTGATGCTGTCGTAACAGAAATTACGGAAGGGGTGGAACACTACGATAAAGACGGCAAACGCGCCGCACACGGCACGCCATACCAACCGCTCATTGACGAATGGTTAAAGCACCCGTTTTTCCAACTGTCTCCCCCGAAAACCACCGGACGCGAGATGTTTGGACACACTTATGCAATGGAATGTCTGGCGGACTGCCGTGAACACGCACTTTCAGACAACGATTGCATCGCGACACTGACCGAACTGACGGTCCAGACGATTGTCGGCTATATCGAACGATTCATAACAGGACAGAACCCGATAGATACGCTTTATGTGAGCGGTGGTGGTGTCCACAATCAGACGATCATGCGACGACTCAGCGAACAATTACCGAATACAATAGTTGAATCTGTGGACAATTCTGGCATCTCAGCGGATGCGAAGGAGGCAATTGCGTTCGCGATTCTGGCGAACGAGACCCTCCATGGAAACGCTGGGAATCTACCTTCAGCGACGGGGGCATCCGTCCGGAAAATTTTGGGCAAGTTCGTGTGTCCATGA